The stretch of DNA tatatatatatatatatatacacacatacacgtatccAACAACATAAAGCATCATTACCTAAGgtaaacttcacacacacacacatacacacacaaaaaactcCAACACTTCTTACCTACAAGATCTCACAACTCCAGGGAAAAAACACACCAGACAAAACACACAGCTCAGACGTACCTGGAAGACAAACGGAAAACAAATACATCAGTGAAAAAATACAACTGTTGCATAATTCTAAAGTAGATAATATGTTTACTTTTTgtgttattgtttttcatttttattgaataGAGTCGTggaatatattacaataattttgataataataatttagtgattttaataaataattctaataatcataattgtattaattttaataataatgattttaataaaaattataaatataataataataataataataataataatgataataataataataataataacaataataataattttaaaaataataataataatactaataataatttcaNNNNNNNNNNNNNNNNNNNNNNNNNNNNNNNNNNNNNNNNNNNNNNNNNNNNNNNNNNNNNNNNNNNNNNNNNNNNNNNNNNNNNNNNNNNNNNNNNNNNNNNNNNNNNNNNNNNNNNNNNNNNNNNNNNNNNNNNNNNNNNNNNNNNNNNNNNNNNNNNNNNNNNNNNNNNNNNNNNNNNNNNNNNNNNNNNNNNNNNNNNNNNNNNNNNNNNNNNNNNNNNNNNNNNNNNNNNNNNNNNNNNNNNNNNNNNNNNNNNNNNNNNNNNNNNNNNNNNNNNNNNNNNNNNNNNNNNNNNNNNNNNNNNNNNNNNNNNNNNNNNNNNNNNNNNNNNNNNNNNNNNNNNNNNNNNNNNNNNNNNNNNNNNNNNNNNNNNNNNNNNNNNNNNNNNNNNNNNNNNNNNNNNNNNNNNNNNNNNNNNNNNNNNNNNNNNNNNNNNNNNNNNNNNNNNNNNNNNNNNNNNNNNNNNNNNNNNNNNNNNNNNNNNNNNNNNNNNNNNNgggggggggggggggggcagtagctgtagtgaacgacacctcgtagtaacggggaatTTTGatgagggagaagtctaattggaaagggacctctggtagtggtatcactcgccccagttttaatacagacaccctttaggggtgagcgagcttgatatatttctagcattccatgcaactttttcttctggtatattcagcagtatttatacctttgaaatggtgctttaaggagcatttcactgggcgacacaggttcctcgcccagaaatagatttttctttcatcaaaatccctttattagtcGAGATgttattctttcttcttttttgtaCTGAAGACTTACTGTATTAGCCTGCTGTCTGTTAAATCTaccttattattttcataataagctTCAGTCCATAATGCCTCCTAATGTATTTACTTGCTATAATTTACTTTACCAAGGCCATATACTTAAACTGCTTAAAGGAATCTCTTAATGCTAAACCTAAATACAGTATATCACTGACTGGAACAAAGATTCCCCACAGCTCTTCATTTAAGTCGGTTTCATTTGAACTATGGAAATTGCAACAACAATaaaatcactgaattttttttaACAACACTCAAAGAGAGTGAGGATAATTATACTGTACTAAGAAAACAACAGATATGAGGTAGTGAAAATCAAAGTTTTTACATTTGATGACTTTTTAGAGTTCCATCAATGAGGTAGTTATAGAACAAATAAGATTGCGATGACTTTGACATAATATATGAGAAAGGAAGAGGAACAATTGGTTAGAAAAGTAGCAGATACAGAATGACAAGGAAAACATACAGGATGGAAATCTCTTCAGATCAGAAGAGAACACAGAAACCTAAATTTCTGTTAACCCCATAAAAGGTAAAGCtagcatgtatactgtatatcattctcgataatgatgaggataaatgGACATCTCTTGTCAAAATCATATCAAACGGCTGACACACTTACACCACTTTACATTCTTAGTTTGAAACattaatttcaattaatttcaaTCACAAGTAGAATACATTTTCCTATTTATCAAAGGCAAAAAATGTTAAATATGGAAAACTTGAAGCTTTTGCACCCAAATTGTTTAACAAGGAAATTTAGATTCAAGCTGAGGAAAAATAAGAGATTAATGTGGCTTTCTAATTATTTGCCCCCGTAAGAGGTTTgtcttatgtatactgtatatgcccattgtaattacagtacagtaaacataaaaataattacCTTCCGTTGATTTGCTCCACTACGCCTACTATCCATTCCTTATGTTCATCTTTTGTTCCTTTAAGCGTTAACTCAAATTTGTCAGTATACTGCAAGTCGCATATATCTGACGGGGAGCAGTCGAACGGCACACCAAGAGTCAGACGAAGGGTTTTAACACTTTTCCAAATCTTATTTAAGCTTTGTTTGAAAGCTCTGACTGCATTGACAGTGTTAAGCCTTACACGAATACCCTTTAGCTTAAAACAGTAAGCCAAAACTTCTTTTTCTCCTAAACTACCAGTGAAATTGGTGAGTTGAGCCCATGGGTACAAGGTATTTATGAATTTATCCGATAGATTACTGCCATAGTAATTTTCATGATTCCAAAAGTGTAATTCAGTCAAAACTGGGTCAATTTGTTTTTTGGCCCTTCTACGTTTCATCTTCTGATCTTTGATTTCTTCCAATGTCGGCAACAGGTCTTTGATATCGTATGGATCAACATTAACTGGGATTTCAATTTTTAGAGTTTCTAAAGCAGGATTAAGATGACAATAAACTTTGAGCCCAGAAACAGCATTTTCCTCATTCAAAGACCAATGAGATAGGGGTAATTTGTCAATAATTTTGCGACCTGCAGAACCATTTCTCAAGGTTTCTAAATAAAAATTCCACCAAAAGTTGAAATCATCATGAGGAACATCAATTTTCTCCAAAATctcaaatatatgatatatttctttatctttcaaTTTCTGTGTAATTGCCATACTTCCAGTCATATATTTGACAACTTCTTGTAAATTTCGCCATTCACTTTTTTCTTCCACTTCAGAATCAATTTCGTCAAATGAGAGCTTTTTATAGCTGGCAAAAGTTGCACTGTCAGCTAAGTATGCCCCAGCTAGGTATTCCATTTGTGTTTTATGAAGAAATGCAAATTTTCTCTTTTGCAAAGACTCATTTTCATCTGTTTCACAATACAAATAGGTGGATAAGAAGTTAATTACATCAACTGATCTACTTCGACATTCTTTCTTTAGACTTCTGAATTCCTCCTCTGTCAGCAACAATAAATCTCCTTCCAGGAGCAGTGACCAAGCTTGCTGACCTAAACAGAACGTCACCTCATTAAGCTCTTTCTCAAGCCTCCCTCTGCCCTGTTTTTCTAACCGTTCACTTAACCTTTTTTGACAAAGGTTGAAGATTTCTAGATATAACATGGTAGCTGAAGCAATTCTAAAAACAATTGTGCTGTCTTCCCTCCAAAGATATATAAGAAGAGAAAGAGTCAATGGAAGTTTTAAATGTTCATCTAAAACTTTTCCAGTTGTTTCCATATACTGCAAAAATGAACTAAGTTCCTTTTGACGGCGCTGTTCATTTTTCTCCACTGCAGCAAATACTTTCTCTGAAAAAATTTTTAAACCCCTTTCATCGAAGCCACATACCTGAATTTCGAGGAAAGAAACAGAAAATTTCCTAGAGATGCAAAGTACATCGTCTTTATATTCAGGACGAGTGGTCACAAGAATTCGTTTATCGGAGAATTTACAGAAAATATCATTTACCAACTCTAGAGATATTCCTCTCTTGGCTTCATCAAAACCATCTATAACTACAAGTATACCAAGATCCTTCAATGTCGGTATAATGTCCCCATGTTGAAGAGTCTTACAAGTTTGCACCATACATTCTTCTGTTAAGAATGTTAGCAGTGATTTTGATCGAACTCTGCGAATTTCAACAAAGATGATTAAATCAAAATCATCAATACCAATTATGCTTCTATCACTATTGCTTTTGCACCATTCGTGGATAACAAAATGACATAAAGAAGTCTTGCCACAGCCAGCCAATCCATGCATCACAAGAGCAGAAGGTTTCTGTTCTGTACCTTTTATCTTTTTAGTAACGGTGAATATATCTTCTATTTCAATATTATGCCTGCTGTGCTCTATTTTCAAAGGTGTAAAGATTGTATCAACTTGATACCTACTCAAGGCAGTGTTCTCCATCTCTTCCTCTGTCATCCAAATGCAGGGATTCAGAATTCGTAATTTGCTGTAAGAAGAATAAAACTCTTCTTTTCCCTTGTGTATCATGAAAAACTTTAAATCTTTTCTAAATTTCTCCACATCTTTTAAATATGTATCTAAATCTATATGCTCAATTTTGGCACAAACAATACCCTGTATGGCAGATTCCATATTGTTTACATCATCTGAGAAGTCTTTATCAACAACATCACCAACCCCAACATATATATCTTTAAGAATTCTTTTCAGATTATCAGTCAGAGGACTAAGTTCATCAGAATCAATTCCATATTTATGGCAAATTTTGTTTCTCATCTTCTTTAATTCTTCGACAGCCGTTGTTGCAGTGTTGCTCAGCTTGTTCCAGAGATCTTTGCATGCTTCTGTCATGATGACACAAGCAAAAGATATGTCAAATTCTGCATCATTTAAGTTTCCTTCTAGAAATTCCACATGCAATTTTGTGATTCTATCCTTTATATTTCTTTTACTCCATCCTATATCTATAAAGTACTGATGCAAACTTTTATTTCCTCCATCAGAATTCAGTGATGGGTGTGAATACATAGCTCTTACAACATCACGCATGGCATGTTCTCCAACTGA from Palaemon carinicauda isolate YSFRI2023 chromosome 5, ASM3689809v2, whole genome shotgun sequence encodes:
- the LOC137641652 gene encoding uncharacterized protein, producing MAADELHPPCWPQGFNEDDFNFSKLFKCVNSVGEHAMRDVVRAMYSHPSLNSDGGNKSLHQYFIDIGWSKRNIKDRITKLHVEFLEGNLNDAEFDISFACVIMTEACKDLWNKLSNTATTAVEELKKMRNKICHKYGIDSDELSPLTDNLKRILKDIYVGVGDVVDKDFSDDVNNMESAIQGIVCAKIEHIDLDTYLKDVEKFRKDLKFFMIHKGKEEFYSSYSKLRILNPCIWMTEEEMENTALSRYQVDTIFTPLKIEHSRHNIEIEDIFTVTKKIKGTEQKPSALVMHGLAGCGKTSLCHFVIHEWCKSNSDRSIIGIDDFDLIIFVEIRRVRSKSLLTFLTEECMVQTCKTLQHGDIIPTLKDLGILVVIDGFDEAKRGISLELVNDIFCKFSDKRILVTTRPEYKDDVLCISRKFSVSFLEIQVCGFDERGLKIFSEKVFAAVEKNEQRRQKELSSFLQYMETTGKVLDEHLKLPLTLSLLIYLWREDSTIVFRIASATMLYLEIFNLCQKRLSERLEKQGRGRLEKELNEVTFCLGQQAWSLLLEGDLLLLTEEEFRSLKKECRSRSVDVINFLSTYLYCETDENESLQKRKFAFLHKTQMEYLAGAYLADSATFASYKKLSFDEIDSEVEEKSEWRNLQEVVKYMTGSMAITQKLKDKEIYHIFEILEKIDVPHDDFNFWWNFYLETLRNGSAGRKIIDKLPLSHWSLNEENAVSGLKVYCHLNPALETLKIEIPVNVDPYDIKDLLPTLEEIKDQKMKRRRAKKQIDPVLTELHFWNHENYYGSNLSDKFINTLYPWAQLTNFTGSLGEKEVLAYCFKLKGIRVRLNTVNAVRAFKQSLNKIWKSVKTLRLTLGVPFDCSPSDICDLQYTDKFELTLKGTKDEHKEWIVGVVEQINGR